In Nicotiana tabacum cultivar K326 chromosome 17, ASM71507v2, whole genome shotgun sequence, one DNA window encodes the following:
- the LOC142171951 gene encoding uncharacterized protein LOC142171951: protein MLHKPELSGHLAKWTVEISEFDIEYKPTTVIKPQVLDDFVADFVPGLMPSAAKEAVLVSETTLGVWILSTDGSSNVKGSGLGIVLVTPSGETPRLAIKIVSLTNNEAEYEALVAGLELSWGQGSEVIEVKCDSQLVVNLVYGIFDAKEERMQQYLNKVQAFLARFREWSIIHIPREENVEADGLANLGSSTKMKRSNSDTVIQLLHSVLDVDGYCEVNSTNLVWDWRNEFVEYLRHGKLPKDLKSSRALRTKATR from the coding sequence ATGCTTCACAAGCCTGAATTGTCAGGCCATTTGGCTAAATGGACAGTCGAAATTAGTGAGTTCGACATTGAGTACAAACCCACGACTGTGATCAAGCCGCAAGTTTTGgatgactttgtggccgattttgtTCCCGGGTTAATGCCCTCAGCTGCTAAAGAAGCAGTTCTGGTGTCGGAAACGACATTGGGAGTTTGGATCTTATCTACGGATGGATCTTCTAATGTAAAAGGGTCCGGTCTCGGGATAGTTCTAGTCACACCCTCAGGAGAAACCCCGAGGCTGGCCATTAAAATTGTTtcgttaactaacaatgaagccgagtatgaggctttggttgCAGGACTTGAATTATCTTGGGGACAAGGATCCGAGGTCATCGAAGTAAAATGCGACTCCCAGCTGGTAGTAAACCTAGTGTATGGGATTTTCGATGCAAAGGAAGAACGCATGCAACAATATTTGAACAAGGTTCAAGCATTTCTTGCACGTTTCAGGGAATGGTCAATCATACATATTCCAAGGGAAGAAAATGTAGAAGCGGATGGATTGGCCAATTTGGGGTCGTCGACGAAGATGAAAAGATCTAACTCCGATACAGTTATTCAACTTTTGCACTCGGTATTGGATGTGGATGGTTACTGTGAGGTCAATTCAACCAACTtagtctgggactggaggaatgagttCGTCGAGTACCTTCGGCATGGCAAGTTACCCAAAGACCTGAAGTCATCCCGGGCTTTACGAACCAAAGCAACCCGTTAA